The window CGGATCAAGGAATAGTCCATGTGATCGGTCCTGAGCTTGGGTTGACGCAGCCGGGGAAAACCATCGTATGCGGTGACAGCCATACTTCTACTCATGGAGCATTTGGCGCTCTCGCATTTGGAATCGGGACAAGCGAGGTCGAACATGTATTGGCGACTCAAACTCTTTGGCAAGCAAAACCAAAGACGCTGCAAATCAAAGTGAACGGGAAACTGGGATTTGGCGTGACGGCCAAAGATTTGATTTTGGGCATCATATCCAAATTTGGAATTGATGCCGGAACCGGCTATATTATCGAGTATACGGGTGAAGCCATTCGCAAACTTTCCATGGAAGAACGGATGACTGTTTGCAATATGTCCATTGAAGCAGGAGCCCGTGCCGGTCTCGTTAGTCCGGATGAAGTGACATTTAATTATTTAAAAGGTAGAAAGTATGTTCCAAAAGGCGAGGAATTTGAAAAATTAGTGGAATATTGGAAGACATTGGCGACGGATGAAGGGGCTGTTTACGACAAAACGCTCGAAATTGATGCTTCAGAAATTGAACCACAAGTGACGTGGGGAACAAATCCTTCGATGGGTACAGGAATAAGTGGAATTGTTCCTTTTCCCGAAAAATTCGAAAGAGCACAAGACCGTGAAGCGGCGGCAAGAGCGATCGAATATATGGGCTTAAAGCCGGGAACGAGAATGGAAGACATTCCGATCGACTATGTTTTTATCGGATCGTGTACCAATTCCAGGCTGAGCGACTTGCGGTCAGCAGCAGAGGTTGTCAAAGGGCGGAAAGTCCATAATGGCGTGAAAGCGATAGTCGTACCTGGTTCTCAGACTGTCAAAAAAGCAGCTGAAGAAGAAGGGTTAGATCGAATTTTTACAGAAGCAGGATTTGAATGGCGTGAATCCGGATGCAGCATGTGTTTGGCGATGAATGAGGACATTGTTCCAGCAGGAAAGCGTTGTGCTTCCACTTCTAACCGAAATTTTGAAGGGCGCCAAGGAAATGGTTCTAGAACCCATCTGGTCAGCCCTCCTATGGCAGCGGCTGCAGCCATAGCGGGAAGATTTATGGATGTTCGCAAACTAACTGGAATTTATCAATAGGAGATGTAGCCATATGGAACCAATCAATAAGTATAATGGGATTGTTTGTCCTCTGAATAGAACGAATGTCGATACGGACCAAATTATACCGAAACAGTTTTTAAAGCGAATTGAGCGCAAAGGTTTTGGCCAGTTTTTATTTTATCATTGGCGTT of the Bacillus smithii genome contains:
- the leuC gene encoding 3-isopropylmalate dehydratase large subunit, yielding MQPKTIIEKIWEQHVVHREEGKPDLLYIDLHLVHEVTSPQAFEGLRMKNRKVRRPDLTYATMDHNVPTMNRHIVNDPISKTQMEKLYENCKEFGIELADINHPDQGIVHVIGPELGLTQPGKTIVCGDSHTSTHGAFGALAFGIGTSEVEHVLATQTLWQAKPKTLQIKVNGKLGFGVTAKDLILGIISKFGIDAGTGYIIEYTGEAIRKLSMEERMTVCNMSIEAGARAGLVSPDEVTFNYLKGRKYVPKGEEFEKLVEYWKTLATDEGAVYDKTLEIDASEIEPQVTWGTNPSMGTGISGIVPFPEKFERAQDREAAARAIEYMGLKPGTRMEDIPIDYVFIGSCTNSRLSDLRSAAEVVKGRKVHNGVKAIVVPGSQTVKKAAEEEGLDRIFTEAGFEWRESGCSMCLAMNEDIVPAGKRCASTSNRNFEGRQGNGSRTHLVSPPMAAAAAIAGRFMDVRKLTGIYQ